One Legionella lansingensis genomic region harbors:
- the pdxJ gene encoding pyridoxine 5'-phosphate synthase, with amino-acid sequence MTNEILLGVNIDHVATVRQARGTRYPDPVQAAIEAEEAGADGITLHMREDLRHIQARDVRLIKAVLQTRMNLELAVTDAMLDFAEEIKPEHTCLVPEKREELTTEGGLDVISHHHAVAAAVKRLEAIGSEVSLFIDPDRKQIEAAVDVGARVIEIHTGCYADATNPIEQAHELHRITEAANYAASLNLIVNAGHGLNYHNVKPIAAIKEVRELNIGHAIIARALFSGFKEAVRHMRQLMLEARSYGKY; translated from the coding sequence AAATTTTACTTGGTGTAAATATTGATCATGTTGCAACCGTACGTCAGGCACGAGGAACACGTTACCCTGATCCAGTACAAGCTGCTATAGAAGCCGAGGAAGCTGGTGCTGATGGTATTACATTGCACATGCGTGAGGATTTGCGCCATATCCAAGCGCGTGATGTCAGACTCATCAAGGCTGTATTGCAAACACGGATGAATCTTGAGTTGGCAGTCACCGATGCGATGCTCGATTTTGCTGAAGAAATCAAACCAGAACACACTTGTCTGGTTCCTGAAAAGCGTGAAGAATTGACCACAGAAGGTGGGCTAGATGTCATCAGTCATCATCATGCTGTTGCTGCAGCAGTAAAACGCTTGGAGGCTATTGGTAGTGAAGTTTCTTTATTTATTGATCCGGATAGGAAGCAAATTGAGGCTGCAGTTGATGTAGGTGCTCGTGTTATTGAAATTCACACAGGATGCTATGCTGATGCTACCAATCCAATAGAACAAGCGCATGAATTGCACCGGATCACTGAAGCTGCAAATTATGCTGCAAGTCTCAATTTGATTGTGAATGCTGGCCATGGTTTGAATTATCATAACGTAAAACCTATAGCCGCCATTAAAGAAGTACGTGAATTAAACATTGGCCATGCCATTATCGCTCGTGCGTTATTTTCTGGTTTTAAGGAGGCGGTAAGACACATGCGCCAACTCATGTTGGAAGCAAGGAGCTATGGCAAATACTGA